TTACAGAGCAAAACGTAAGCGTGCTTAGATTGGGCCATCCGGCAAGAGTCACCGATCAAACGCTTAAGCAAACGCTTGATGTGAAAATCACAAACCATCAAGATTACCGAAGTTTGAAAGGCATCAAGAAAAAGGCCGAGGAACTAAGGAAAATGGCTTATAAATATAAGCGAAAGTTTGGTCCGGAAGAGCGTATGCAAAGAAAGACGCTTTTGAGAGACGTGGATTTATTAAAAGCGCAGGCCTTTCAACTGGAGCACTACATAATCAATGACATTATGGAGAAGACCGATGTTGTGACTTGCACACCTTTTGGCACGACGCATGATCTTTTGAAAAATGTAGTGTTTGAAACCTTGATCATTGACGAAGCCACTCAAGCTTTGGAGCCGGCTTGCTGGTTGCCAATGAAAAGAGCCAATAGGGTGATTTTGGCAGGCGACCATTGCCAATTGCCGCCTACAGTGAAGTCCTATGAGGCAAAAGAGTTGTTGAATACTTTGTTTGAAAAAATTGTAGGCACAAAGCAAGTTGATAAAATGCTGGATACCCAATACAGAATGAATGAGAAAATCATGAATTTCTCAAACAGAGCATTTTATAATGGCAATTTGAAAGCACATGACTCAGTAGCCCACCATACGCTTGGGGAAGTTGAAGAAGTGTTGGAGTTTGTTGATACTGCTGGCTGCGGTTTTGGAGAAGGCCAGAATAGGGAAACAAGGAGCCTTTTCAATAAAGATGAAGCAGATCTTTTAATAAAAAGGCTAAAGAGCTTGTTGGAGCCTTATGAAGAGCATGAATATACTATTGGAGTAATCTCTCCATATAAAGCTCAAGTTGAATTATTGACTGAAATGATCGAAGAGGATGAGTTTTTTAAGAGTATTTCTCATTTAGTGACAGTGAATACTATTGATTCATTTCAAGGTCAGGAACGAGATATAATAGCTATTTCATTGGTTCGTTCAAATGAGAGAAATGAAATAGGCTTTTTAGCTGATACCAGAAGAATGAATGTCGCGATGACTCGGGCGAGAAAATACTTGATGATGATTGGTGACAGCGCAACTTTGGGACATAATGATTTTTACGGCAATTTGCTTGACTACGTGGATGAGCAACAAGCCTATAAAAGCGCGTTTGAATATTTATATTGAATTGATAAATGAAAGATATATACGGTGAAGGTTTGTGGGATTATTTTACGGGAGATGATGAAGCCACATTTACATTGCAAAATGATTATGGAAATCCTGAGGATATGCCCGTGGAAGTTTTCTTTTATGATGAAGAGGATCTGACATTATTGGAAAAAAAATCTATTGACTTATGCAAGGGGAAGGTTTTGGATGTTGGTGCAGGAGCGGGAAGACATAGTTTGATGCTGACTAAAAGATTGCATAAAGTCAAAAGCATTGATATTTCTCCTTTGGCTGTGCAATTAATGCAGGCTCGTGGCGTGGAGGATGCTGAATGCGTTGATATTTTTGAGATGCAGGAAAATGAAAAATTCGATACAATACTTCTGATGATGAATGGTATTGGCTTGGCTCAAAAAGTTGAAAATGTAGTTGTATTGCTTGAAAAGTTAAAAAAGTTATTGACGCCTAAAGGACGAATAGTTTTTGATTCCAGCGATTTAGCGTATTTGTATGAAGGAGAACCTTTGCCTTTTGATAAATATTATGGTGAAGTAAAATTCAGATACAAGTATCATGGAAATAAAAGCGATTGGTTTGGATGGGTTTATGTCGATCAAAAAATGATGAATAGTTTGGCCAATAAAGCTGGCTTTAATATGAATGTTAAGTATACTGATGAGCATGAGCAATACTTGGCGGTCTTAGAGCTACAAAATAACTAAATTTAGAAATACAGTTCTTTAATCAAATGCCTTTTGGATTAATCCGAGAGGCATTTTTTTTATATGGCAATTTCATGTTTTCTAACGAGATGAGCATAATTGATCTCATGATTTTCATGAATATGTATTTGCTAACAATAATCTGCAAGGATAGTATAAAATTGACTTCGTTTAGCTTTTCATAACAGTCCTGTCGCAATAATAATATTAATATTTCGTTGTAAGTCGGATGCTATGCATTTGAGGGATAAGGGGAATGTTATTTTTTACTTTTTGTATTGCTTTATTGTATTCAAGCAATTATTGTATTAAGGAATGATATGAAATGTAAGTTTTTACTGTGTATGGGGGTTTTGGCCTTCATCATGTTTTCTTGCGAGGACGGGGCTGAATCCTTGCGGAAAATGGGACGAGTTACTTTGGAGCTTCAAAGTCATTTTGTGAATGAAATAGAAGTTGACAAGGAAAAGGATATTGACGTGTCGGAGTTTTCGGTCAATTTTCTTCAAGGAGAAGAAGTTGTCAAGTCTTATGAAAGTTTCGCAAGCATGCCAAGTGAAGTTTTATTGGAAGAAGGCGAATATGTTGTTGAAGCATATTCTGGTTTGGAAAGGAATGCCTCATTTGATGATCCATTCTATAGCGGAAAAGAAGCAGTTTCGATACTTTCCAATCAGACGACTAGCGTTAAAGTATTATGCCAGCAAGCCAATGTGAAGGTGAGCGTGTCTTACACCGATGAATTTAAAGCTTATTACGATCATTATGAAACGGAGGTAAGTAATGCCGAAGGGCTTTTGGTATTTGAAAAAGAGGAGCAGAGAAGCGGATTTTTCAATGTAGGCGCATTAACCATACGTCTAAAAGAGTTGGACGATCAAGGACAATTGACAAAAATCCTTGCGTTGAAAGAGATTGTTGATGTGCATGCCCAGGATCACTTTAGAATTACTTTCGATGTTCAGAATAAGGATGGCCAATCATCCATCTTGCTGGTAGTAGATGAAACAACTCGGGATATAGGCCTTGAGTTTACAATTCCAATGGACTGGATTAGTCTTGAAGAGCCATCTTTTGAGTTGACTGGTTTTGAAGAGGCAAATGAGTTAAGATTGGTTGAAGGCTTTGGCAGCGAGGTTGCGTTTGATGTGAAAGCTGAAGGAGCATTGATTTCATTGAAGTTAAATGTCCATTCGGATAAATTAATAAACCAAGGATGGGAAAAAACATATGAACTAGCTGATTTGACTCCAGCTCAAAGGTCATTTTTGGAGAGCAAAGGGGTCATTTCGTCCCCAAGCATATGGGAAGAATCAACTGCCAGCGTCGATTTTAGTCTTTTAACAGAAAATCTGGGAGCTCAGGGAGAGTCTTCAAGCTTATATGAATTTGATTTGGAAGCGACAGATTTCTTTGAAAGAAAGGTATGCTCTCCTAAGCTAAGCATCACTATTGATCCCGCTCTTTATGAGCTAAATGACATTCATGAAGGTGATGTGTGGGCCAAGCATTTGATTGTGAATGGAACAATGGAAAAAGGTAATAGAGAAAAGCTTGTCGTTGAAGCCAAACACGGAGTTGTTTGGACGCAAGTTGAAAGTGTGTTTGAATGGCAAGACAACTCTTTTATAGCTAATGTAAGAGATTTAACTCCG
The Aureibacter tunicatorum DNA segment above includes these coding regions:
- a CDS encoding class I SAM-dependent methyltransferase, whose amino-acid sequence is MKDIYGEGLWDYFTGDDEATFTLQNDYGNPEDMPVEVFFYDEEDLTLLEKKSIDLCKGKVLDVGAGAGRHSLMLTKRLHKVKSIDISPLAVQLMQARGVEDAECVDIFEMQENEKFDTILLMMNGIGLAQKVENVVVLLEKLKKLLTPKGRIVFDSSDLAYLYEGEPLPFDKYYGEVKFRYKYHGNKSDWFGWVYVDQKMMNSLANKAGFNMNVKYTDEHEQYLAVLELQNN
- a CDS encoding DUF4493 domain-containing protein, with translation MKCKFLLCMGVLAFIMFSCEDGAESLRKMGRVTLELQSHFVNEIEVDKEKDIDVSEFSVNFLQGEEVVKSYESFASMPSEVLLEEGEYVVEAYSGLERNASFDDPFYSGKEAVSILSNQTTSVKVLCQQANVKVSVSYTDEFKAYYDHYETEVSNAEGLLVFEKEEQRSGFFNVGALTIRLKELDDQGQLTKILALKEIVDVHAQDHFRITFDVQNKDGQSSILLVVDETTRDIGLEFTIPMDWISLEEPSFELTGFEEANELRLVEGFGSEVAFDVKAEGALISLKLNVHSDKLINQGWEKTYELADLTPAQRSFLESKGVISSPSIWEESTASVDFSLLTENLGAQGESSSLYEFDLEATDFFERKVCSPKLSITIDPALYELNDIHEGDVWAKHLIVNGTMEKGNREKLVVEAKHGVVWTQVESVFEWQDNSFIANVRDLTPGTNYQIRLKYLEKHTTEYGVTTESAIQLPNSDMESWSEEVVAPGGSFVFVPYDPVSKWYAGSDQNGSWETVNEKTTEHRGRFTYNYNSLSGTKPSLDAKQGKYSAEIATVGYGNGNTHVGGSGSIVYKRAAGKLFLGEYQYDPEEYELGIPYASRPSALRFWTKYLPFEDDQAYVYIKLENRNNGEITEIAKGEWVSGIRQDVFQQIEIKLDYSKRDIKATHMLVMCQSSKDENDLKTYSKSANEITGEDRKHEGSVLYVDDFELIF
- a CDS encoding AAA domain-containing protein, producing the protein MTKAQEKLKQVKELLLIERKEERKYFKNKLLNTSLKDQVDEGICWYPVVLNKHFYGTAERLTIDIERTQGLDQKHSFQAGNSIYFFSNADGYEIGKDRVQGVVNYVKKDRMRITLQEDELPEWAQDGRLGVNLTFDEGTYKALEKAMDDVIEAKGDRLAELREVLVGEVAPSFNALEAFKHSGLNLSQEDALNYAASARDAAIIHGPPGTGKTTTVVRLIRHLLKTEKNVLVVAPSNAAVDLLTDKLTEQNVSVLRLGHPARVTDQTLKQTLDVKITNHQDYRSLKGIKKKAEELRKMAYKYKRKFGPEERMQRKTLLRDVDLLKAQAFQLEHYIINDIMEKTDVVTCTPFGTTHDLLKNVVFETLIIDEATQALEPACWLPMKRANRVILAGDHCQLPPTVKSYEAKELLNTLFEKIVGTKQVDKMLDTQYRMNEKIMNFSNRAFYNGNLKAHDSVAHHTLGEVEEVLEFVDTAGCGFGEGQNRETRSLFNKDEADLLIKRLKSLLEPYEEHEYTIGVISPYKAQVELLTEMIEEDEFFKSISHLVTVNTIDSFQGQERDIIAISLVRSNERNEIGFLADTRRMNVAMTRARKYLMMIGDSATLGHNDFYGNLLDYVDEQQAYKSAFEYLY